Proteins from one Ketobacter alkanivorans genomic window:
- the lpxC gene encoding UDP-3-O-acyl-N-acetylglucosamine deacetylase has product MIRQRTLKNTIRATGIGLHTGDKVYLTLRPAPVNTGIVFCRTDLDPVVTIHADALNVGDTTLSTTLENGDVRVSTVEHLLSAMAGLGIDNAFVDLSAPEVPIMDGSAGPFVFLLQSAGIEEQPALKQFIRIKRKVVVKDGDKSATFLPFNGFKVGFTIDFDHPVIKSRSQNISLDFSSTSFVREVSRARTFGFMRDIEYLRERNLALGGSVENAIVVDDYRILNEDGLRYEDEFVKHKVLDAIGDLYLLGKSLIGEFQGFKSGHALNNQLLRELLVQEDAWEIVTFDDEKVAPISYANPSWAIN; this is encoded by the coding sequence ATGATTAGACAACGCACATTGAAAAATACGATCCGTGCGACCGGTATTGGTCTGCATACAGGAGACAAGGTCTATTTGACCTTGCGTCCAGCTCCGGTGAATACCGGAATCGTATTCTGCCGCACAGACCTGGATCCTGTTGTGACTATTCACGCGGACGCCCTTAATGTAGGCGACACCACCCTATCCACCACCCTGGAGAACGGTGATGTCCGTGTTTCTACGGTGGAGCATCTGCTATCAGCTATGGCAGGTCTGGGTATTGATAATGCTTTTGTGGATCTGAGTGCGCCAGAAGTGCCCATAATGGACGGCAGTGCCGGACCATTTGTGTTTCTGCTGCAATCTGCTGGAATCGAAGAGCAGCCTGCGCTTAAGCAGTTTATTCGCATCAAGCGCAAGGTTGTGGTCAAGGATGGAGACAAGTCGGCTACCTTCCTGCCGTTCAATGGCTTCAAAGTTGGCTTTACTATCGATTTTGATCATCCGGTTATCAAAAGCCGCAGCCAGAATATCTCTCTTGATTTCTCCAGCACGTCATTTGTGCGGGAAGTCAGTCGGGCTCGTACGTTCGGTTTCATGCGCGATATAGAATATCTTCGTGAGCGTAACCTGGCGTTAGGCGGAAGCGTTGAGAATGCTATCGTTGTAGACGATTATCGCATTCTGAATGAAGACGGCCTGCGCTATGAGGATGAGTTTGTTAAGCATAAGGTTCTGGATGCGATTGGTGATCTTTACCTGCTTGGCAAGAGTCTGATCGGTGAGTTCCAGGGCTTTAAATCTGGTCATGCGTTGAACAATCAGTTGCTGCGTGAGCTGTTGGTGCAAGAGGATGCATGGGAAATCGTCACCTTTGACGATGAGAAAGTTGCTCCGATTTCTTATGCCAACCCAAGCTGGGCTATTAATTAA
- a CDS encoding DUF721 domain-containing protein, translating into MLCNKEVKSLTENSIQLVELNHILASALPAKLAQFCRVANYRNGALILETSSGSSATQLKFMQPKIHALLKKSSKFRALQSISIRIAAPQQKLDRHYKRSASPVSEHNQTLIRQTADTLNDGDLASSMRKLADTLENYGKK; encoded by the coding sequence ATGCTTTGCAACAAAGAAGTGAAGTCTCTCACTGAAAATTCTATACAGCTTGTTGAACTGAATCACATTTTGGCATCTGCGCTGCCCGCAAAGCTGGCTCAGTTCTGCAGAGTAGCCAATTACCGCAACGGCGCCCTGATTCTCGAAACCAGCTCAGGCTCATCGGCGACCCAACTCAAGTTCATGCAACCAAAGATTCATGCATTACTGAAAAAATCCAGTAAATTCAGAGCATTGCAATCCATAAGCATACGAATCGCCGCACCACAGCAAAAACTGGATCGGCATTACAAACGATCTGCTTCGCCGGTATCGGAGCACAATCAAACTTTAATCAGACAAACAGCCGATACGCTCAACGATGGGGACTTGGCCTCATCCATGCGTAAACTGGCAGACACCTTGGAGAACTATGGCAAAAAATGA
- a CDS encoding M23 family metallopeptidase, whose protein sequence is MNIILFDPKTGQSRTLRLRAPLLALVAAVVLTVTAAAGMGAGYWFSGSKGAEPGEIAAFLKKDIANNAEKVIEARKQAEDQLIAMTVRMAELQARLMRLDALGERLVEVAKLKGGEFEFSQAPALGGPEEGELQLELERPSFLSDLDRLAADIEAREEQLQVLESLLANRKLQKEVSIAGRPVNWGWLSSRFGRRTDPFTGRPAWHAGIDFAGKEGSDIVSVGSGVVTWAGERYGYGLMVEVNHGGGITTRYAHAKEILVSVGDIVKQGESLAKMGSTGRSTGPHVHFEVRKDGKAVDPARYVYRKRS, encoded by the coding sequence ATGAACATTATTTTATTTGATCCCAAGACAGGCCAATCACGCACTTTGCGGTTGCGTGCCCCTTTGTTGGCGCTGGTGGCGGCGGTTGTGTTGACGGTAACGGCTGCAGCAGGAATGGGTGCAGGGTATTGGTTTTCTGGAAGTAAGGGCGCTGAACCCGGTGAAATCGCCGCATTCCTCAAGAAAGATATTGCCAATAATGCTGAAAAAGTAATCGAAGCCCGCAAGCAGGCTGAGGATCAGCTGATCGCCATGACCGTCAGAATGGCAGAACTTCAGGCTCGTCTTATGCGCCTGGATGCCCTGGGGGAGCGCTTGGTTGAAGTGGCTAAATTGAAGGGTGGAGAGTTTGAGTTTTCGCAGGCGCCTGCGTTGGGTGGCCCGGAGGAAGGCGAGCTTCAGCTCGAATTGGAGCGGCCCAGTTTTCTCTCGGATCTGGATCGTTTGGCGGCCGATATTGAAGCTCGCGAAGAGCAGTTGCAGGTACTTGAAAGTCTGTTGGCCAATCGTAAGTTACAGAAAGAGGTGTCCATTGCGGGCCGACCGGTGAATTGGGGTTGGCTGTCATCCCGATTTGGTCGTCGCACCGATCCTTTCACTGGGCGTCCGGCTTGGCATGCGGGGATCGATTTTGCAGGTAAGGAAGGATCAGATATCGTTTCGGTTGGCTCAGGTGTCGTGACCTGGGCGGGTGAGCGTTATGGCTATGGCTTGATGGTGGAAGTAAATCACGGTGGTGGTATCACCACCCGCTATGCCCACGCCAAAGAGATTCTGGTGAGCGTGGGGGATATCGTCAAGCAGGGCGAGTCTCTGGCGAAAATGGGCAGTACCGGGCGTTCAACCGGACCCCACGTGCACTTTGAGGTGCGCAAAGATGGCAAGGCAGTTGATCCTGCCCGATACGTTTATCGGAAGCGCAGCTGA